The proteins below are encoded in one region of Equus przewalskii isolate Varuska unplaced genomic scaffold, EquPr2 contig_R1995, whole genome shotgun sequence:
- the LOC139081404 gene encoding GTPase IMAP family member 1-like, with the protein MRRVKIPGSPKVSNQITSVKAGLEKQRVRHYCSPLCERRPAGPGQQAQSLPGVRLTNHCPRRFRGQPAGAQAQAHPGREDGAGKSATGNSILGQRRFLSRLSAAQVTTTCAVGSCRWAGWHLDVIDTPDLFGAEDPRTEPGCGERGRCYLLSAPGPHALLLVSQLGRFTAQDQQAARRLKAMFGEGAVARTVLLFTHKEDLAGTSLQDYVRCTDNRALRELVAECGGRVCAFDNRASGAEREAQVAELMALLVRAHGGAPYTNDVYSLARALGRARPEERLRRVAESVAARVQRRRGRGLLAALWGRGKAPWSRVRLVVAALLGALGLLFLLLARRRADALREVDPG; encoded by the coding sequence ATGAGACGGGTAAAGATCCCCGGGAGTCCAAAAGTCTCTAACCAGATCACCTCAGTGAAGGCTGGCCTTGAAAAGCAAAGGGTGAGGCACTATTGCTCCCCTTTGTGCGAAAGGCGTCCAGCAGGTCCAGGTCAGCAGGCTCAGTCGCTTCCAGGCGTGCGGCTCACGAATCATTGTCCGCGCAGGTTCCGAGGACAACCCGCAGGAGCCCAGGCTCAGGCTCATCCTGGCCGGGAGGACGGGGCCGGCAAGAGCGCCACGGGCAACAGCATCCTGGGCCAGCGGCGCTTCCTCTCGAGGCTCAGCGCCGCGCAGGTGACCACCACCTGCGCCGTGGGCAGCTGCCGCTGGGCCGGCTGGCACCTGGACGTCATCGACACCCCGGACCTGTTCGGCGCCGAAGACCCCAGGACAGAGCCGGGCTGCGGCGAGAGGGGCCGCTGCTACCTGCTCTCGGCGCCCGGGCCGCACGCCCTGCTCCTCGTCAGCCAGCTGGGCCGCTTCACCGCCCAGGACCAGCAGGCCGCGCGCCGGCTCAAGGCCATGTTCGGCGAGGGCGCGGTGGCGCGCACGGTCCTGCTCTTCACGCACAAGGAGGACCTGGCCGGGACCTCGCTGCAGGACTACGTGCGCTGCACCGACAACCGCGCGCTGCGGGAACTGGTGGCCGAGTGCGGCGGCCGCGTCTGCGCCTTCGACAACCGCGCCAGTGGCGCGGAGCGGGAGGCCCAGGTGGCCGAGCTCATGGCGCTGCTGGTGCGCGCGCACGGGGGCGCGCCCTACACCAACGACGTGTACAGCCTGGCGCGCGCCCTGGGCCGCGCGCGCCCCGAGGAGCGGCTGCGCAGGGTGGCGGAGAGTGTGGCGGCCCGAGTGCAGAGGCGACGGGGACGCGGGCTGCTGGCGGCGCTGTGGGGGCGCGGGAAGGCGCCGTGGAGCCGCGTGAGGCTGGTCGTGGCCGCGCTGCTGGGGGCCCTGGGCCTGCTCTTCCTGCTGCTCGCCAGGCGCCGGGCGGACGCCTTGCGGGAGGTCGACCCGGGCTGA